The Oncorhynchus tshawytscha isolate Ot180627B linkage group LG08, Otsh_v2.0, whole genome shotgun sequence genome window below encodes:
- the LOC112238837 gene encoding potassium channel subfamily K member 13-like, with amino-acid sequence MACRRGCCFGAMNDDNARFLMLAVLIMLYLLCGAAVFSALEQPKERQAKERWAQRFENFTQKHNLTRTDLETFLRFYEEANVAGIRVDTLRPRWDFTGAFYFVGTVVSTIGFGMTTPATVSGKVFLIFYGLIGCASTILFFNLFLERIITVLAFVLKSCHGLQHQRQGVVPHDGRRETSLPGPRDRDRDILSGWKPSVYYVMLILCVAAVVISCCASAMYSAVEGWGYLDSLYFCFVAFSTIGFGDMVSSQRVAYDGNQTAYRLGNFLFILMGVCCIYSLFNVISIVIKQTLNWLLRKLGILCCRCCSAGIGKRLRPRRNAVMPSSTGHGHPRARRTVSIETDAVNESETDGGRRMSGEMISMRDLLATNKVNLALMQKQLSEAATNGIPRPSVSNQNRLNGFSGGVGALGIMNNRLAETSVNR; translated from the exons ATGGCTTGCCGGAGAGGCTGCTGCTTCGGCGCGATGAACGATGATAACGCGCGGTTCCTAATGCTAGCGGTACTGATCATGCTGTATCTGCTGTGCGGCGCGGCGGTGTTCTCCGCGTTGGAACAACCGAAGGAGCGGCAGGCCAAAGAGCGGTGGGCGCAGCGATTCGAGAACTTCACCCAGAAGCACAACCTCACCCGGACCGATTTGGAGACCTTTCTCCGGTTCTACGAGGAGGCGAACGTCGCCGGTATCCGCGTGGATACACTCAGACCACGCTGGGATTTTACCGGCGCTTTTTACTTCGTGGGGACCGTTGTGTCGACCATAG GATTTGGCATGACCACCCCGGCCACGGTCAGCGGCAAAGTCTTCCTCATCTTCTACGGCCTGATCGGCTGCGCCTCTACCATCCTCTTCTTCAACCTCTTCCTAGAGCGTATCATCACGGTGCTCGCCTTCGTCCTCAAGTCGTGCCACGGGCTGCAGCATCAGCGTCAGGGCGTGGTGCCCCACGATGGCCGCAGGGAGACGTCACTGCCAGGacccagagatagagacagggacattCTGTCTGGATGGAAGCCTTCAGTGTACTATGTGATGCTGATTCTCTGTGTGGCCGCTGTGGTGATCTCCTGCTGTGCATCGGCCATGTATTCAGCGGTGGAGGGGTGGGGCTATCTGGACTCGCTGTACTTCTGTTTTGTGGCGTTTAGCACCATCGGGTTCGGGGACATGGTGAGCAGCCAGAGGGTCGCGTACGATGGGAACCAGACAGCCTACAGACTGGGGAACTTCCTGTTTATATTGATGGGCGTCTGCTGTATCTACTCGCTGTTCAACGTCATATCTATCGTCATCAAGCAG ACTCTTAACTGGCTGCTGAGGAAGCTGGGCATTCTCTGCTGCCGTTGCTGCTCCGCCGGGATCGGGAAGAGACTCCGGCCTCGCCGGAACGCCGTGATGCCCAGCAGCACTGGACACGGACACCCCCGGGCGCGGCGGACTGTCTCCATAGAAACGGACGCGGTGAACGAGAGCGAGACGGATGGAGGCCGGCGGATGTCTGGGGAGATGATCTCCATGAGGGACTTACTGGCGACCAATAAG GTGAACCTGGCACTGATGCAGAAGCAGCTGTCGGAGGCAGCAACCAATGGGATCCCTCGGCCGTCCGTCTCCAACCAAAACAGACTAAATGGATTTTCTGGAGGAGTGGGAGCGCTGGGCATCATGAACAACAGGCTGGCTGAGACCAGTGTCAACAGATGA